One window of Myxocyprinus asiaticus isolate MX2 ecotype Aquarium Trade chromosome 4, UBuf_Myxa_2, whole genome shotgun sequence genomic DNA carries:
- the LOC127438836 gene encoding non-POU domain-containing octamer-binding protein-like isoform X1, whose translation MQGNRGPRPEQQNHRQQPNPQQEQQGKPSGADSNGQHTDAADQSSPNAAFTIDLQNFRKPGEKTYTQRSRLFVGNLPTGTTEEDVEKLFSKYGKPSEIFINKDRGFGFIRLETKTLADIAKAELDDTLFRGRQIRVRFATHGAALAVKNLPQFVSNELLEEAFSMFGPIERAIVIVDDRGRPTGKGIVEFANKPSARKALDRCADGAFLLTTFPRPITVEPMEQLDEDEGLPEKLINKNPLFHKEREQPPRFAQPGSFEYEYAMRWKALMEMEKQQYEQVDRNIKEAQEKLEAEMEAARHEHQVMLMRQDLLRRQEELRRMEEAHSQEVQKRKQMELRQEEERRRREEELRAHSEDMMRRQQGQGGNFPEKRDPDMRMHMGGQGMARNPMGGNPTAAGATSLASNEQGSASNPGGLPLPFPRPGPPVDFGTNKRRRF comes from the exons ATGCAGGGCAACAGAGGACCACGGCCAGAGCAGCAGAACCACCGACAGCAGCCCAACCCCCAGCAGGAACAGCAAGGGAAGCCATCAGGAGCCGACAGCAATGGCCAGCACACTGATGCTGCAGACCAGAGTAGCCCAA ATGCTGCTTTCACTATAGACCTGCAGAACTTCAGGAAGCCAGGAGAGAAGACCTACACGCAGAGAAGCAGACTGTTTGTTGGGAACCTGCCTACGGGAACTACAGAGGAGGATGTGGAGAAACTCTTCTCCAAATATGGAAAACCTTCTGAGATCTTCATCAATAAGGACAGGGGATTTGGCTTTATCAGATTG GAAACGAAGACACTTGCGGACATTGCAAAGGCAGAACTGGATGACACGCTCTTCCGCGGTCGCCAGATCCGCGTGCGTTTTGCCACGCACGGTGCTGCACTGGCGGTTAAGAATCTGCCACAGTTTGTGTCGAACGAGCTCCTGGAGGAGGCCTTCTCCATGTTCGGCCCGATCGAACGGGCCATTGTCATTGTCGATGATCGTGGTAGGCCTACTGGGAAGGGCATTGTGGAGTTTGCCAACAAACCATCTGCCAGGAAAGCTCTGGACCGCTGTGCCGATGGAGCCTTTCTTCTTACTAC ATTTCCCAGGCCTATTACTGTTGAGCCAATGGAACAGCTGGATGAGGATGAGGGGCTTCCTGAGAAACTTATTAACAAAAACCCACTATTCCACAA GGAGCGTGAGCAGCCACCCCGTTTTGCCCAGCCAGGCTCATTTGAGTATGAGTATGCGATGCGCTGGAAGGCTCTGATGGAGATGGAGAAGCAGCAGTACGAgcaggtggaccggaacatcaaAGAAGCTCAAGAGAAACTGGAGGCAGAAATGGAAGCAGCACGACACGAGCACCAAGTCATGCTGATGAGACAAG ATCTCCTGCGCAGGCAGGAGGAGTTGAGAAGAATGGAGGAGGCTCACAGCCAGGAGGTGCAGAAACGGAAGCAGATGGAGCTGCGTCAGGAGGAAGAGCGACGGAGGAGAGAGGAGGAGCTCCGCGCCCACAGTGAGGACATGATGAGGAGGCAGCAGGGACAGGGAGGCAACTTCCCTGAGAAG AGAGATCCAGACATGAGAATGCATATGGGAG GTCAAGGAATGGCCAGGAACCCGATGGGTGGAAATCCCACTGCAGCAGGAGCTACCAGCTTGGCTTCCAACGAG CAGGGGTCGGCCAGTAATCCAGGTGGTCTGCCTCTTCCCTTCCCTCGTCCTGGACCTCCTGTCGACTTTGGCACCAACAAACGCCGCAGATTCTGA
- the zgc:113208 gene encoding uncharacterized protein zgc:113208, with translation MNDEDKRESKKMKRKISKDDSAARKRQKIKDKNERKSGAAQNTDALGGKVDSTKTKVKHSDKDKEKKHKSAHSSDEKTKNSDEGNNTSKVKKNEKGQLVFKDHPEFKPNMTPKEVLQAGSFGGTYFRPIYSSITKQHYKDVWQELPKDWLDGLDIPKQVASLTYRENVNTYKVKCGGSLEMWESSGWIVPQDPYGWFHWYCRFYQGRRTEGDARQISRWAKCAGVKGRWRNNLITKVVRSGCAYDNHSVSPVVRQTLQHWGYKLTLEDYKEGAKRVKLK, from the exons atgaatgacgAGGACAAGAGAGAAAGCAAGaagatgaaaagaaaaataaGTAAGGACGATTCAGCTGCGAGGAAGAGacagaaaataaaagacaaaaacgaGAGAAAGAGTGGCGCAGCTCAAAACACAGACG CTCTTGGGGGAAAAGTTGACTCCACAAAAACTAAGGTGAAGCATTCCGACAAGGACAAAGAGAAAAAACATAAATCTGCCCACTCTTCAGATGAGAAGACAAAAAACTCAGATGAAGGCAATAATACCTCTAAAGTAAAGAAAAATGAGAAAGGACAACTTGTATTTAAAG ACCACCCAGAGTTCAAACCTAACATGACGCCCAAAGAGGTATTGCAGGCAGGCAGTTTTGGGGGCACCTATTTCAGGCCTATCTACTCCAGCATCACAA AGCAGCACTATAAGGACGTTTGGCAGGAGCTTCCCAAAGACTGGCTGGATGGACTGGACATACCTAAACAG GTGGCATCATTAACGTACAGGGAAAATGTGAACACCTATAAAGTGAAGTGTGGAGGCAGTCTAGAGATGTGGGAAAGCAGTGGGTGGATCGTGCCCCAGGACCCATATGGCTGGTTCCATTGGTACTGCAG ATTTTACCAAGGCAGGCGCACAGAGGGTGATGCACGCCAGATCAGTCGCTGGGCCAAATGTGCAGGAGTTAAAGGTCGCTGGCGGAATAACCTCATAACAAAAGTGGTCAGGTCCGGTTGTGCTTACGACAACCACAGCGTTTCCCCGGTGGTCAGGCAAACTCTGCAGCACTGGGGCTACAAACTCACCTTGGAGGACTACAAGGAGGGAGCAAAGAGAGTCAAACTCAAATAA
- the LOC127438836 gene encoding non-POU domain-containing octamer-binding protein-like isoform X2 codes for MQGNRGPRPEQQNHRQQPNPQQEQQGKPSGADSNGQHTDAADQSSPNAAFTIDLQNFRKPGEKTYTQRSRLFVGNLPTGTTEEDVEKLFSKYGKPSEIFINKDRGFGFIRLETKTLADIAKAELDDTLFRGRQIRVRFATHGAALAVKNLPQFVSNELLEEAFSMFGPIERAIVIVDDRGRPTGKGIVEFANKPSARKALDRCADGAFLLTTFPRPITVEPMEQLDEDEGLPEKLINKNPLFHKEREQPPRFAQPGSFEYEYAMRWKALMEMEKQQYEQVDRNIKEAQEKLEAEMEAARHEHQVMLMRQDLLRRQEELRRMEEAHSQEVQKRKQMELRQEEERRRREEELRAHSEDMMRRQQGQGGNFPEKRDPDMRMHMGGQGMARNPMGGNPTAAGATSLASNEGSASNPGGLPLPFPRPGPPVDFGTNKRRRF; via the exons ATGCAGGGCAACAGAGGACCACGGCCAGAGCAGCAGAACCACCGACAGCAGCCCAACCCCCAGCAGGAACAGCAAGGGAAGCCATCAGGAGCCGACAGCAATGGCCAGCACACTGATGCTGCAGACCAGAGTAGCCCAA ATGCTGCTTTCACTATAGACCTGCAGAACTTCAGGAAGCCAGGAGAGAAGACCTACACGCAGAGAAGCAGACTGTTTGTTGGGAACCTGCCTACGGGAACTACAGAGGAGGATGTGGAGAAACTCTTCTCCAAATATGGAAAACCTTCTGAGATCTTCATCAATAAGGACAGGGGATTTGGCTTTATCAGATTG GAAACGAAGACACTTGCGGACATTGCAAAGGCAGAACTGGATGACACGCTCTTCCGCGGTCGCCAGATCCGCGTGCGTTTTGCCACGCACGGTGCTGCACTGGCGGTTAAGAATCTGCCACAGTTTGTGTCGAACGAGCTCCTGGAGGAGGCCTTCTCCATGTTCGGCCCGATCGAACGGGCCATTGTCATTGTCGATGATCGTGGTAGGCCTACTGGGAAGGGCATTGTGGAGTTTGCCAACAAACCATCTGCCAGGAAAGCTCTGGACCGCTGTGCCGATGGAGCCTTTCTTCTTACTAC ATTTCCCAGGCCTATTACTGTTGAGCCAATGGAACAGCTGGATGAGGATGAGGGGCTTCCTGAGAAACTTATTAACAAAAACCCACTATTCCACAA GGAGCGTGAGCAGCCACCCCGTTTTGCCCAGCCAGGCTCATTTGAGTATGAGTATGCGATGCGCTGGAAGGCTCTGATGGAGATGGAGAAGCAGCAGTACGAgcaggtggaccggaacatcaaAGAAGCTCAAGAGAAACTGGAGGCAGAAATGGAAGCAGCACGACACGAGCACCAAGTCATGCTGATGAGACAAG ATCTCCTGCGCAGGCAGGAGGAGTTGAGAAGAATGGAGGAGGCTCACAGCCAGGAGGTGCAGAAACGGAAGCAGATGGAGCTGCGTCAGGAGGAAGAGCGACGGAGGAGAGAGGAGGAGCTCCGCGCCCACAGTGAGGACATGATGAGGAGGCAGCAGGGACAGGGAGGCAACTTCCCTGAGAAG AGAGATCCAGACATGAGAATGCATATGGGAG GTCAAGGAATGGCCAGGAACCCGATGGGTGGAAATCCCACTGCAGCAGGAGCTACCAGCTTGGCTTCCAACGAG GGGTCGGCCAGTAATCCAGGTGGTCTGCCTCTTCCCTTCCCTCGTCCTGGACCTCCTGTCGACTTTGGCACCAACAAACGCCGCAGATTCTGA
- the LOC127438836 gene encoding non-POU domain-containing octamer-binding protein-like isoform X3 codes for MLGVQLNETRAFSCALMRQNAGKDEAESSFLINCFLFSKRASVLRDYTALSLETKTLADIAKAELDDTLFRGRQIRVRFATHGAALAVKNLPQFVSNELLEEAFSMFGPIERAIVIVDDRGRPTGKGIVEFANKPSARKALDRCADGAFLLTTFPRPITVEPMEQLDEDEGLPEKLINKNPLFHKEREQPPRFAQPGSFEYEYAMRWKALMEMEKQQYEQVDRNIKEAQEKLEAEMEAARHEHQVMLMRQDLLRRQEELRRMEEAHSQEVQKRKQMELRQEEERRRREEELRAHSEDMMRRQQGQGGNFPEKRDPDMRMHMGGQGMARNPMGGNPTAAGATSLASNEQGSASNPGGLPLPFPRPGPPVDFGTNKRRRF; via the exons ATGCTCGGAGTTCAGCTGAATGAGACACGTGCTTTTTCCTGCGCGCTCATGAGACAGAATGCAgggaaagacgaggctgaatccagcttcttaatcaactgctttttattcagtaaaagggccTCGGTGCTTCGAGACTACACAGCTctatcactg GAAACGAAGACACTTGCGGACATTGCAAAGGCAGAACTGGATGACACGCTCTTCCGCGGTCGCCAGATCCGCGTGCGTTTTGCCACGCACGGTGCTGCACTGGCGGTTAAGAATCTGCCACAGTTTGTGTCGAACGAGCTCCTGGAGGAGGCCTTCTCCATGTTCGGCCCGATCGAACGGGCCATTGTCATTGTCGATGATCGTGGTAGGCCTACTGGGAAGGGCATTGTGGAGTTTGCCAACAAACCATCTGCCAGGAAAGCTCTGGACCGCTGTGCCGATGGAGCCTTTCTTCTTACTAC ATTTCCCAGGCCTATTACTGTTGAGCCAATGGAACAGCTGGATGAGGATGAGGGGCTTCCTGAGAAACTTATTAACAAAAACCCACTATTCCACAA GGAGCGTGAGCAGCCACCCCGTTTTGCCCAGCCAGGCTCATTTGAGTATGAGTATGCGATGCGCTGGAAGGCTCTGATGGAGATGGAGAAGCAGCAGTACGAgcaggtggaccggaacatcaaAGAAGCTCAAGAGAAACTGGAGGCAGAAATGGAAGCAGCACGACACGAGCACCAAGTCATGCTGATGAGACAAG ATCTCCTGCGCAGGCAGGAGGAGTTGAGAAGAATGGAGGAGGCTCACAGCCAGGAGGTGCAGAAACGGAAGCAGATGGAGCTGCGTCAGGAGGAAGAGCGACGGAGGAGAGAGGAGGAGCTCCGCGCCCACAGTGAGGACATGATGAGGAGGCAGCAGGGACAGGGAGGCAACTTCCCTGAGAAG AGAGATCCAGACATGAGAATGCATATGGGAG GTCAAGGAATGGCCAGGAACCCGATGGGTGGAAATCCCACTGCAGCAGGAGCTACCAGCTTGGCTTCCAACGAG CAGGGGTCGGCCAGTAATCCAGGTGGTCTGCCTCTTCCCTTCCCTCGTCCTGGACCTCCTGTCGACTTTGGCACCAACAAACGCCGCAGATTCTGA